In Pseudoclavibacter sp. Marseille-Q3772, the sequence GCGCGGAACTCACTGCGGAAGTATGCCTGCGCTGCGATTGCGGCGCCCATCGACCAGCCCGCGAGAATGATGCGCCTGGCTCCTCGGGTCACGGCCCATTCGATCGCCGCATCCACATCACGCCACTCGCTCACACCGAGCCCGTACTTACTGTCGGGGGCGCTTGGCGCTCCCGGATCATTGCGGTATTGCACGACCAGCGAATGCCATCCGGTGACATTCGCAATGGGTACCGTGCGTAAGGGTTCTGTCGGTGTTGCTCCTCGACCGTGCACGTGGATGACCCAGTTGCCGTCGTCGTGTGTTTCGGTGGGGATGAACCAGCCGGGCATATCACCGAGCTCCCCCGGTACGGTGACCACTCGGTACGGCAAGTTGAGGTCGTCAATTGATCGATGCGGTGCTGATACGACTCGCACGTGGGTGGCATCGCGAATGTCACTTCCCTGAGCGGCGGTGAACCGCCGGGTGACCGTATCCACATCCGCGGTGATCGTCTCACCGAGCACTGCCCGCCCTCGGTCCTCATCCCAGAGCATGGTGTAACTGCCAGACGGTTCCGACTCGGTCGTGCGCTGCAGGGTGATCGTGCCGCTGCCGGCGTCGTTCGAATCGAGCGCTACCTCGTGCACGCGCACCGGAGTTTTCGCCCGTTTCGCGGGCGTAACCGCGGACCGGGCGAGCATCGTTGCCGCGGTCCCCACGAGTGACCCAACAACAAGACCGGCACCGGCAACTACCGCCGCGGCTGCCCGCAATGAATCTGCACCGGCATTGTGTCGAGGGGCACGGCTCACGTCAATTCACTCCATCCGTTGTACTCCGGCAGCGCACAGCCCAGCACCACCGCCGCAAGTCTGTCGCATACCAACCGCGCATTCCTTCACGGATGCTGCGAGCATTCTGCGTGCGAACGGCGTGGCACCCGCTGGACGCGATGGGATTTCATACGCTCGTTGCGTGGTCGTTAGCTTGCATCCGGTTCCGGCGGAATTTACCGTTGCCACCGAGTCAATTCGAGCGCTCGAGTATCGCAGCGATCTGCAGGTACAAGAGATTCGTCCACCCGAAGGTCTCGCACCGCATTCGTATGCGCTCTCGGCAGACGTAGCCACCGATGGCACAACGAACGCGGGCCAATTAGGGACCGGCCGCTTCATCCTGCTCCACGACGAGCAGGAGCCTGACGCCTGGCGTGGCGCGTTCCGAGTGGTGTGTTTCGCACAGGCTCCGCTTGAGACCGATATTGGTAGCGATGGCATGCTTCCTGAGGTGGCTTGGTCGTGGCTGGTGGATGCATTGGATGCATCGGCTGCGGACTATCGCTATTCCTCGGGAACGGTCACGGTCGTGAACTCGCAGGGCTTCGGTGAGATCGCCGAGCAGGGCGAGGGTAGCCAGATTGAGATGCGCGCGTCGTGGACACCGCAGGATCTCGATCTCGGCGGGCACGTGGAGGCATGGACAACATTGCTGTGCATGCTTGCTGGTCTGCCACCGGTTGACTCCAATGAGGTTCCGGTGCTGCGGCACGCAGGGCAGGCGCATGGGCTTCGTTGACGCCCAGCGAGCTAGCCGCGGTGATTTGCACGTCATCGATACTCGAGCAATGCTCGATGATGCGATCGAACAGCTCGCTGCGGGGCACGGGCCGGTAGCGATCGACACAGAACGCGCATCCGGCTACCGCTATTCGGATCGCGCCTATCTGGTGCAGCTGTATCGTCGCGGCGCGGGCACGTTCCTAATTGACCCC encodes:
- a CDS encoding DUF3000 domain-containing protein, with product MVVSLHPVPAEFTVATESIRALEYRSDLQVQEIRPPEGLAPHSYALSADVATDGTTNAGQLGTGRFILLHDEQEPDAWRGAFRVVCFAQAPLETDIGSDGMLPEVAWSWLVDALDASAADYRYSSGTVTVVNSQGFGEIAEQGEGSQIEMRASWTPQDLDLGGHVEAWTTLLCMLAGLPPVDSNEVPVLRHAGQAHGLR
- a CDS encoding alpha/beta fold hydrolase; this encodes MSRAPRHNAGADSLRAAAAVVAGAGLVVGSLVGTAATMLARSAVTPAKRAKTPVRVHEVALDSNDAGSGTITLQRTTESEPSGSYTMLWDEDRGRAVLGETITADVDTVTRRFTAAQGSDIRDATHVRVVSAPHRSIDDLNLPYRVVTVPGELGDMPGWFIPTETHDDGNWVIHVHGRGATPTEPLRTVPIANVTGWHSLVVQYRNDPGAPSAPDSKYGLGVSEWRDVDAAIEWAVTRGARRIILAGWSMGAAIAAQAYFRSEFRAHIVGLLFESPAIDWQDTLSYQAGLMRMPGWIARGGMRLLDSPLSRPLVGIQERIDLDELNLVQRADEFDIPILLLHSSADTVVPVRGSQRLAAARPDLVHYVEFEAARHTRLWNVDRAKWEREVHTWLSTRRRCAAAERV